Proteins found in one Palaeococcus ferrophilus DSM 13482 genomic segment:
- a CDS encoding DEAD/DEAH box helicase, which yields MSLFEALKPLKSEMARVHVFPPKEGEFGEFMFKNPEINALVDELGFSLYRHQVEALEKLYSGKNIVVTTPTASGKSEIFRLAIFDSYLSDPRKTYLLVYPTRALINNQLEKFQRANLIFYRLTGKMVSARILTGDVPWSERKALIREKPRVLFTTPDMLHYNILRRWRDYEWLLRSLRYLVVDELHVYRGVFGSNAAWLFRRLLFRLKRLGVRPQIIALSATLRNPKEFAERLFRAEFKEVKSATNPFPRRYLVLFEPKNLDERQLLRAAVERLTAEKIKTLVFFDSRRGTEKLMRFLLNSSIFAKTSTYKGTLPKNVRWEIERDFKDGKLLVLLTTNALELGIDIGDLDAVINYGIPPDGLFSLIQRFGRAGRSADREALNGVVLRKNGLDYYYREHFDELVERLEKGIIEYMPVKVDNERIAEKHLHYLFTELGILDWDELDGFERKIAEKLAIERKADLKKNPLTGKLEVRVRRPAFEYSSLRTASDESFFLVKDEPWIRAKLMEKASLRELLNFINWLKMKGYIIEEVDEDEYHRSLLPGMAYFSRGELYMAKERVSIGKFHFVFAKQLNRLWDVGTFARKLEEVEILEERAKKSYKGVEIGLGRLRVRHIYTGFAVKGLDTGNYVGELVKLREAGILRGEISSPATGEGVETGEDFSILNWERFAKVEFEEPYVREFETEGIWLVFPDEVRELTEEEFREFLGRAAERGFEDIAFYIYESLDRRKIFSLYLGATSFAIKKTIGESLQKAGIQDEELAFAVKKMVDSKDGIGSALHAIEHNMIKIAPIFTYVDSRELGGYSYENFPGMPYFGKPVVFIYDGNEGGAGLAEIIYENAEKLMEKSLEHLRSCECQDGCPVCVLSPKCGTFNEFLDKWLAIRVWERILRSTEGP from the coding sequence ATGTCCCTCTTCGAAGCCCTCAAGCCTTTAAAGTCAGAGATGGCGAGAGTCCACGTTTTCCCTCCGAAGGAGGGCGAGTTTGGAGAGTTTATGTTCAAAAACCCCGAGATAAACGCCCTCGTTGACGAGCTGGGCTTTTCCCTCTACCGCCACCAGGTTGAGGCATTGGAGAAGCTCTACTCTGGCAAAAACATCGTCGTTACAACGCCCACGGCCAGCGGTAAGAGTGAAATCTTCCGCTTAGCTATCTTCGACTCCTACCTCTCCGACCCCCGAAAGACCTACCTGCTGGTCTACCCCACGAGGGCGCTCATAAACAACCAGCTTGAGAAGTTCCAGAGGGCTAATCTCATCTTCTACCGCCTGACAGGGAAAATGGTGAGCGCGAGGATTCTAACCGGCGACGTCCCCTGGAGCGAGAGAAAGGCCTTGATCCGCGAGAAGCCGCGCGTCCTTTTCACAACCCCCGACATGCTCCACTACAACATCCTAAGGCGGTGGAGGGACTACGAGTGGCTCCTGAGAAGCCTCCGCTACCTTGTCGTTGACGAGCTCCACGTCTACCGCGGGGTCTTCGGGAGCAACGCGGCGTGGCTCTTCAGGCGTCTGCTCTTCAGGCTCAAACGCCTCGGCGTTAGGCCCCAGATAATTGCCCTCTCCGCGACGCTGAGGAACCCTAAGGAGTTCGCGGAAAGGCTTTTCAGGGCCGAGTTCAAGGAGGTAAAGAGTGCAACCAACCCCTTCCCGAGGAGGTATCTGGTGCTCTTCGAACCGAAGAACCTCGATGAGAGGCAGCTCCTAAGGGCGGCGGTTGAGAGGCTCACCGCGGAAAAGATCAAAACCCTCGTCTTCTTCGACAGCAGGAGGGGCACGGAGAAACTCATGAGGTTTCTCCTGAATTCGTCGATCTTCGCCAAAACGAGCACCTACAAGGGCACCCTGCCGAAGAACGTCCGCTGGGAGATAGAACGGGACTTCAAAGATGGAAAGCTCCTCGTCCTCCTCACGACGAACGCCCTCGAACTCGGGATAGATATCGGCGACCTTGACGCGGTGATAAACTACGGCATTCCTCCCGATGGCCTCTTCTCGCTAATCCAGCGCTTTGGGAGGGCAGGAAGGAGCGCCGACAGGGAAGCTCTGAACGGCGTTGTTCTGAGGAAGAACGGCCTCGACTATTACTATCGGGAGCACTTCGATGAGCTCGTCGAGAGGCTTGAGAAGGGCATCATCGAGTACATGCCGGTCAAGGTAGACAACGAGCGCATAGCGGAGAAGCACCTGCACTACCTCTTCACAGAGCTTGGAATCCTTGACTGGGACGAGCTGGACGGGTTTGAGAGGAAAATAGCCGAAAAACTCGCCATCGAGAGGAAGGCAGACCTCAAGAAGAACCCGCTGACAGGGAAGCTTGAGGTTAGAGTCAGAAGACCGGCCTTCGAGTACTCCTCACTTAGGACTGCCAGCGACGAGAGCTTCTTTCTCGTGAAGGACGAGCCGTGGATAAGGGCGAAGCTGATGGAGAAGGCTTCGCTCAGGGAGCTCCTAAACTTCATCAACTGGCTCAAGATGAAGGGCTACATCATCGAAGAAGTTGATGAAGATGAATACCACCGCTCTCTCCTGCCGGGGATGGCGTACTTCTCAAGGGGAGAGCTCTACATGGCTAAAGAAAGAGTCAGCATCGGAAAGTTCCACTTCGTCTTCGCAAAGCAACTAAACCGCCTCTGGGACGTTGGGACCTTCGCGAGGAAGCTGGAAGAGGTCGAGATACTGGAAGAGAGGGCAAAGAAGTCCTACAAAGGCGTAGAGATTGGTCTAGGAAGGCTCCGCGTCAGGCACATTTATACCGGCTTCGCCGTCAAGGGCCTCGATACCGGGAACTACGTGGGCGAACTGGTAAAGCTGAGGGAAGCGGGAATACTCAGGGGTGAAATCTCCTCTCCAGCGACGGGCGAGGGAGTTGAGACGGGGGAAGACTTCTCGATACTCAACTGGGAGCGCTTTGCCAAGGTCGAGTTCGAAGAACCCTACGTTAGGGAATTCGAGACCGAGGGAATCTGGCTTGTCTTCCCCGATGAGGTACGAGAACTAACGGAAGAGGAGTTCAGGGAGTTCCTTGGCAGGGCGGCCGAGAGGGGGTTTGAGGATATTGCATTCTACATCTACGAGAGCCTCGACAGGAGAAAGATCTTTTCACTCTACCTCGGCGCCACGAGCTTTGCCATAAAGAAGACGATAGGTGAGAGCCTCCAGAAGGCCGGAATCCAGGATGAGGAGCTCGCCTTCGCCGTAAAGAAGATGGTGGACAGCAAGGACGGCATCGGGAGCGCGCTCCACGCGATAGAGCACAACATGATAAAGATAGCGCCGATATTCACCTACGTGGATTCAAGAGAGCTCGGTGGCTACAGCTACGAGAACTTTCCTGGAATGCCCTATTTCGGGAAGCCGGTCGTTTTCATCTACGACGGCAACGAGGGCGGTGCAGGGTTGGCGGAGATAATCTACGAGAACGCTGAGAAGTTGATGGAGAAGAGCCTTGAGCACCTGAGATCCTGTGAGTGCCAGGACGGCTGTCCAGTCTGCGTTCTCTCGCCGAAGTGCGGAACATTCAACGAGTTTCTGGACAAATGGCTGGCCATAAGGGTGTGGGAGAGAATTTTAAGGTCTACGGAAGGGCCCTGA
- a CDS encoding DUF2178 domain-containing protein, with amino-acid sequence MKTKHWLGWGVIFVLLLVLFVEASNRKSVALAVGSLFLGAIIATAYERYLERTGEVIVDERIKVIEEKSYALTMRVLGFTIALTFVSTSIISQSDPFWKSASIVSGLFLAIIALLPLFARAHYEEVM; translated from the coding sequence ATGAAGACAAAACACTGGCTCGGGTGGGGTGTGATATTCGTTCTCCTCCTCGTACTGTTCGTTGAAGCCTCCAACAGGAAAAGCGTGGCTCTTGCCGTTGGGAGCCTTTTCCTTGGAGCCATCATCGCCACAGCCTACGAACGCTACCTCGAAAGAACTGGAGAGGTAATCGTTGATGAGCGGATTAAGGTGATCGAGGAGAAGAGCTACGCCCTGACCATGCGCGTCCTCGGCTTCACCATAGCGCTCACCTTTGTCTCAACGAGCATAATCTCCCAGAGCGACCCATTCTGGAAGAGCGCCTCCATCGTGAGCGGGCTTTTTCTGGCAATCATAGCCCTCCTCCCGCTTTTCGCGAGGGCGCACTACGAGGAGGTGATGTGA
- a CDS encoding DUF2178 domain-containing protein yields MLKYEGLLAVLIAGIVIGLAYSTKSGRGLLAVGIFLIGLSLTYALNWYYNSRVERIEDERTEMINARSTRNAYALMSALLFAEYLWEYSKGNTETATMLLIPLAVGAFVLLVSQYWYGRVM; encoded by the coding sequence ATGTTAAAGTACGAAGGCCTGCTCGCGGTTTTGATAGCCGGCATTGTGATCGGCCTGGCCTACTCTACGAAGTCGGGGAGGGGCTTGCTTGCGGTCGGGATATTCCTAATAGGTCTCTCGCTGACATACGCCCTTAACTGGTACTACAACTCTCGGGTGGAGAGGATAGAAGACGAGAGAACCGAGATGATAAACGCCAGGAGCACGAGGAACGCCTACGCCCTGATGAGCGCCCTTCTCTTTGCAGAATACCTCTGGGAGTACAGCAAAGGGAACACTGAAACGGCAACCATGCTCCTCATCCCCCTGGCCGTGGGTGCATTCGTGCTCCTCGTCTCCCAGTACTGGTATGGGCGGGTGATGTGA
- a CDS encoding helix-turn-helix transcriptional regulator — translation MRNRLRELREWKGLTQEELAKALGVTRQTIIAIEKGRYDPSLRLAFRMARFFKVKIEDIFIYDGEP, via the coding sequence ATGCGCAACAGGCTCCGCGAGCTCAGGGAGTGGAAGGGCCTCACGCAGGAGGAGCTTGCGAAGGCGTTAGGCGTAACCAGGCAGACGATAATAGCGATAGAGAAGGGCAGGTATGATCCCTCGCTGAGGCTCGCCTTCAGGATGGCAAGGTTTTTCAAAGTTAAAATTGAAGACATCTTCATCTACGATGGTGAACCGTGA
- a CDS encoding CPBP family intramembrane glutamic endopeptidase, translating into MLKFLLVVFALSWPLQFMGYPHASMLAVALGTFVVVHLEGGVYPGITLRRGSELLKAALFGIVVFLPAFYASPAFRRWFMGQGAIHALVALLLQIALYVIYAYGEEVGWRGYLFPVLVERFTPMRALWIHNGVWALWHAPLLLVLGGGMVEFIANLLGAFVHASLFAYFYHRGGLAVSVLYHALWSGLRDVVLSTGGVEGLYLPGMVVVFIGTYLTLMPNVWMGGGETARC; encoded by the coding sequence ATGCTGAAGTTCCTCCTTGTCGTGTTTGCCCTCTCGTGGCCCCTTCAGTTTATGGGATATCCTCATGCCTCCATGCTCGCGGTGGCCCTGGGGACGTTTGTGGTTGTCCACCTCGAGGGGGGAGTTTATCCGGGCATCACCCTCAGGAGAGGTTCCGAGCTCCTCAAGGCGGCGCTCTTTGGCATTGTGGTATTTCTTCCGGCGTTCTACGCTTCCCCTGCTTTCAGGAGGTGGTTCATGGGACAGGGCGCAATCCACGCTCTGGTGGCTCTACTCCTCCAGATTGCGCTCTACGTGATATACGCCTACGGCGAGGAGGTGGGGTGGAGGGGGTACCTGTTCCCGGTTCTCGTTGAGCGTTTTACCCCCATGAGGGCCCTCTGGATTCACAACGGGGTCTGGGCGCTGTGGCATGCCCCACTCCTGCTCGTGCTGGGGGGAGGGATGGTTGAGTTCATCGCCAACCTGCTTGGGGCATTTGTTCATGCCTCTCTCTTCGCCTACTTCTACCACCGTGGCGGTCTGGCGGTATCGGTGCTTTATCACGCTCTTTGGAGCGGCTTGAGGGATGTTGTGCTGTCCACGGGAGGCGTTGAGGGGCTCTACCTCCCCGGAATGGTGGTTGTCTTCATCGGGACGTACCTAACTCTGATGCCAAACGTATGGATGGGAGGTGGTGAAACTGCCCGCTGTTAA
- a CDS encoding ABC transporter ATP-binding protein, producing the protein MPAVKVENLEKDYGKVKALKGISFEIKEGEIFGLIGPNGAGKSTTLKILATLLKPTGGRAEVFGHDVVDEADEVRALISYLPEEAGAYKNLTGREYLQFMARLYAKDENKARKMLELGMELSGLGERLGDKVSTYSKGMTRKLLLARALMVRPKLAILDEPASGLDIVNAYEIRKTIRRFAREKGVTFLVSSHNMLEVEFLCDRVALIEAGRIVESGTPAELKDKYSAENLEEVFMTVVGRKLEEPVGGAY; encoded by the coding sequence CTGCCCGCTGTTAAAGTTGAGAACCTTGAGAAGGACTACGGTAAGGTTAAGGCCCTGAAGGGCATAAGTTTTGAGATTAAAGAGGGCGAAATCTTCGGCCTCATAGGTCCAAACGGTGCCGGAAAGAGCACCACGCTCAAGATCCTCGCAACGCTCCTCAAACCAACGGGTGGGAGGGCGGAGGTCTTTGGCCACGACGTTGTTGATGAAGCGGATGAAGTCCGCGCCCTCATAAGCTACCTCCCCGAGGAGGCCGGCGCCTACAAAAATCTAACGGGCAGGGAGTACCTCCAGTTCATGGCTAGACTCTACGCGAAGGACGAGAATAAGGCCAGAAAGATGCTTGAGCTTGGAATGGAGCTCTCCGGCCTGGGGGAGCGCCTCGGGGACAAGGTGTCCACTTACTCGAAGGGAATGACGCGGAAGCTCCTCCTCGCGAGGGCCCTCATGGTGAGGCCGAAGTTAGCTATACTTGATGAGCCGGCGAGCGGCCTGGACATTGTGAACGCCTACGAGATAAGAAAGACCATAAGACGCTTTGCCCGCGAGAAGGGCGTTACGTTCCTCGTCTCCAGCCACAACATGCTCGAGGTGGAGTTCCTCTGCGACAGGGTTGCCCTCATCGAGGCCGGCAGGATAGTGGAGAGCGGAACACCGGCGGAGCTTAAGGATAAATACAGCGCGGAGAACCTCGAGGAGGTCTTCATGACCGTCGTGGGAAGGAAGCTCGAAGAGCCCGTGGGGGGTGCCTACTGA
- a CDS encoding ABC transporter permease, whose product MSDFWVLVKKELKDMLRDKGLIFGILIVPLIIYPALGNLMQVGFEQAQEETKVVIANFDEGSYGQLLINSLKLAPNITVTEIEASTLEDAMREAEERQYNMIIVIPSNFSASIESNRKAVIEAYGIFRGMSMGMRESVSEGRIQAVVNVLNEYLAQLKIKGLLEGDPEAVLHPIEPKSYSVIKGRVVDVPPSLVANVLAAQSFSIPIVIFIMIILVSQMAAGTMAAEKENKTLETLLTLPVSRMAIVGGKMVGTGVIGLIAAVAYMVGMRSYLGSLSGGETSVGLADIGLSVTPQGAALFAIIMFLALLFALSFSMLLAIFAEDTKSANTVVSAGIMPLAFPTFVLMFADINSLPTAIRYILLAIPFSHPVIASRAMLTADYSGMYLSVLYLGTLSFVMLYITARFFTTEKIMTAKLRFGRKR is encoded by the coding sequence ATGTCGGACTTCTGGGTGCTCGTGAAGAAAGAGCTTAAGGACATGCTCAGGGACAAGGGCCTCATATTCGGCATACTCATCGTGCCCCTGATAATCTACCCGGCCCTTGGCAACCTCATGCAGGTCGGTTTCGAGCAGGCGCAGGAGGAGACGAAGGTCGTCATAGCGAACTTCGATGAGGGCTCCTACGGCCAGCTGCTCATCAATAGCCTTAAGCTCGCTCCCAACATCACGGTGACGGAGATAGAGGCCTCGACGCTGGAGGACGCGATGCGCGAGGCCGAGGAGCGGCAGTACAACATGATAATCGTCATCCCCTCGAACTTCTCCGCGAGCATAGAGTCCAACAGGAAGGCCGTGATCGAGGCCTACGGAATCTTCAGGGGGATGAGCATGGGAATGCGCGAGAGCGTGAGCGAGGGCAGGATTCAGGCGGTTGTGAATGTACTCAACGAGTACCTCGCCCAGCTCAAGATAAAGGGCCTCCTCGAGGGCGACCCGGAGGCGGTACTCCACCCGATAGAGCCGAAGAGCTACTCCGTTATCAAGGGCAGGGTCGTGGACGTGCCGCCCTCGCTCGTTGCGAACGTCCTCGCCGCGCAGTCCTTCTCAATACCCATAGTCATATTCATAATGATAATACTGGTCTCCCAGATGGCCGCGGGAACCATGGCGGCGGAGAAGGAGAACAAGACGCTGGAAACACTCCTAACTCTCCCCGTGAGCAGGATGGCCATAGTGGGCGGCAAGATGGTCGGGACGGGCGTGATAGGCCTCATAGCGGCGGTGGCTTATATGGTGGGCATGCGCTCCTACCTCGGCTCCCTGAGCGGAGGGGAGACGTCCGTAGGCCTGGCCGACATAGGGCTCTCGGTAACACCCCAGGGAGCGGCCCTCTTCGCCATCATCATGTTTTTGGCGCTTCTCTTCGCCCTAAGCTTCTCCATGCTCCTGGCCATATTCGCAGAAGACACGAAGAGCGCCAACACCGTTGTCAGCGCCGGCATAATGCCCCTCGCCTTCCCGACTTTCGTGCTGATGTTCGCGGACATAAACTCCCTTCCAACGGCGATAAGGTACATCCTCCTCGCGATACCCTTCAGCCACCCGGTAATAGCCTCGAGGGCAATGCTAACGGCGGACTACTCCGGGATGTACTTGAGCGTCCTCTACCTCGGAACCCTCTCCTTTGTGATGCTCTACATAACGGCGAGGTTCTTCACGACGGAGAAGATAATGACGGCAAAGCTGAGGTTTGGAAGAAAGAGGTGA
- a CDS encoding metal ABC transporter solute-binding protein, Zn/Mn family gives MRRAVFLLMVLILLSGIPWARAEKPVVIVSIAPLGEIVKEALGDSVEVEVLVPMGVDPHEYQLTPEQVEKARRAAVIVTTGGHLPAEKKLRELEGNGEIEARVLWLDDYTRYGFRFLNKGWMEGRNEHGTWMDPTNALAIARATVEALSEADPSNAPSYMEAYSSFEKRVEEIVDAYSEVFERLGKESAVVELPAHQYVLEWMGVESVAAVKPEEELPAREVDSLLPVAEKADLIVYTSSSPDSLREAALELSKRSGKPIADVTYMWSGKPYTTVLEENAASVIAALAKGEKERVVRGSGGLSPIYVLLGGIVGLTFGFAIGTFLRE, from the coding sequence ATGAGGAGAGCGGTGTTTCTGCTGATGGTTCTTATCTTACTGTCAGGGATTCCCTGGGCTAGGGCGGAGAAGCCCGTCGTGATTGTGAGCATAGCCCCGCTCGGTGAGATAGTGAAGGAGGCCCTTGGAGACAGCGTCGAGGTGGAAGTACTCGTTCCGATGGGCGTTGACCCGCATGAGTACCAGCTCACCCCCGAGCAGGTGGAGAAGGCGAGAAGAGCGGCAGTCATAGTGACAACGGGCGGCCACCTCCCCGCGGAGAAGAAGCTAAGGGAGCTGGAGGGAAATGGAGAAATCGAGGCAAGAGTCCTGTGGCTGGACGATTACACGCGCTACGGCTTCCGCTTCCTCAACAAGGGGTGGATGGAGGGAAGGAACGAACACGGAACGTGGATGGACCCCACGAACGCGCTCGCGATAGCCAGGGCAACCGTGGAGGCGCTGAGTGAGGCAGACCCCTCCAACGCTCCCTCCTACATGGAGGCCTATTCCTCCTTCGAGAAGAGGGTGGAGGAGATTGTGGATGCGTACTCTGAAGTCTTCGAGAGGCTCGGAAAGGAAAGCGCGGTGGTTGAACTCCCGGCCCACCAGTACGTGCTCGAGTGGATGGGGGTGGAGAGCGTCGCCGCGGTCAAACCCGAGGAGGAGCTACCGGCGAGGGAGGTTGATTCCCTCCTTCCGGTGGCGGAGAAAGCGGACCTGATAGTCTACACCTCTTCCTCGCCCGATTCCCTCAGGGAAGCGGCCCTTGAGCTCTCAAAGCGGAGCGGAAAACCCATAGCGGATGTTACCTACATGTGGAGTGGAAAACCCTACACCACCGTCCTGGAGGAGAACGCCGCCTCCGTCATAGCTGCCCTCGCGAAGGGAGAAAAGGAAAGGGTTGTGAGGGGGAGCGGCGGACTGAGCCCCATTTACGTGCTCCTCGGCGGCATCGTGGGGCTCACCTTCGGGTTCGCGATAGGCACCTTCCTCAGGGAGTGA
- a CDS encoding DUF371 domain-containing protein, translating to MMVEKITCWGHENVRATHRSTLEFTKEDYLTPRGDCILCIKADKGMDDLSEEFKRALREGRRLRIVIRAGDIEDEVIAWGDERLILSHPLSMVVRKSEYVDGRTLALRANKAAKDIRRDLVELLKRPDTQVEVELIVE from the coding sequence ATGATGGTTGAAAAGATCACCTGCTGGGGTCATGAGAACGTTAGGGCGACTCACCGCTCTACGCTTGAGTTCACGAAGGAGGACTACCTAACCCCAAGGGGAGACTGCATCCTCTGCATAAAGGCCGATAAGGGCATGGACGACCTGAGCGAGGAGTTTAAAAGAGCGCTCCGGGAGGGAAGGAGGCTCAGAATAGTGATACGCGCTGGAGACATTGAGGATGAGGTGATAGCGTGGGGCGATGAGAGGCTTATCCTAAGCCACCCTCTCTCGATGGTGGTGAGAAAGAGCGAGTACGTGGACGGGAGAACCCTTGCCCTGAGGGCGAACAAAGCTGCCAAGGACATAAGGAGAGACCTCGTGGAGCTCCTGAAGAGGCCCGACACGCAAGTGGAGGTCGAGCTCATAGTGGAGTAG
- a CDS encoding helix-turn-helix domain-containing protein, whose amino-acid sequence MDLRSLLRILSSEANLRILSLLSTRAMNPRELARLLNRDESDVSRRLRVLEKAGLVEGRWGRVGGKNVRMYSLKVDELKIRFNPGEIHVEGREEEYTLPLEEERPSVGVFVGREEEIEELQNRREAVLVVYGIAGIGKTTLVAKAFPRAFWHHVTGTEGVEHFFWRAGMFLQSLGRGELIEYLRTGGNDEKTILELLKEGVENTNATIAVDDLHQCNDEGFFRVLRFLARRMRRGKIVVTSRIKPPLGVEGVFYLRLRGLRPEEAYNLALLRKGSITPGEFAEAYRITKGHPLALNLLFESTARGEAWGRENFFEFLFEEVYRSLSEPERSLLGIMSLFNDPIEYEALKRLYPGRGLFPALHSLLNRGLVERIGEGYAVHDLVRSFARETSSLSPGDYYLSYADYLLEKDSPEAFLRAFRYVVRVNAAERFKELTGIRLRRFREVVVEFPKTYMKILQEAEDNPYIEAEKAEIEFQRGLFEKAEERWLRVKDALGGIQKANVLTFLADLYLEKEEIEKAREYLEESRKLAEELNEPLVWLWHVMEETKYLYFAGRIEEALESAFRELEFARKAKAGPDTEALVLLHIGDILGALKRNEEALRYYLDAKELCEAHNVSFRANITYFELAKSYYHLGRFEEASHFARNAAEYFLRVRNYRRAVDSLAYLVVSLIGLRALDEAEKEAREMVKIGQATRYPLSWAGYIFLGVIEVLRGKDGGKYFKLGKEHLKDKLWLYDAIMEELGKVIDLDKIPITSRS is encoded by the coding sequence ATGGATCTCCGATCACTCCTCCGCATACTCTCCAGTGAGGCGAACCTTAGGATACTATCCCTTCTCAGTACGAGGGCCATGAACCCCCGAGAGCTGGCCAGGCTCCTGAATCGGGACGAGAGCGACGTTTCCAGGAGGCTGAGGGTTCTTGAGAAGGCCGGTCTTGTGGAGGGAAGATGGGGCCGCGTTGGCGGCAAAAACGTCAGGATGTACTCTCTAAAGGTTGATGAGCTGAAGATCCGCTTCAACCCCGGAGAGATCCATGTCGAGGGCAGGGAAGAAGAATACACCCTACCCTTAGAGGAGGAAAGGCCGAGTGTTGGCGTATTTGTCGGCAGAGAAGAGGAGATTGAGGAGCTCCAAAACAGGAGAGAGGCTGTGCTGGTGGTGTACGGCATAGCCGGTATTGGGAAGACCACTCTAGTCGCGAAGGCGTTCCCTAGAGCATTTTGGCACCACGTTACGGGAACGGAGGGCGTAGAACACTTCTTCTGGAGAGCCGGGATGTTTCTGCAGTCGCTGGGGCGTGGTGAGCTAATAGAGTACCTCCGTACCGGCGGAAACGATGAAAAAACAATTCTGGAGCTTCTGAAGGAGGGGGTAGAAAACACAAACGCAACCATAGCAGTGGATGACCTGCACCAGTGCAACGACGAGGGCTTTTTCAGGGTTTTAAGGTTCCTGGCCAGGAGAATGAGAAGAGGGAAGATTGTAGTCACGTCGAGGATAAAGCCACCACTAGGCGTTGAGGGTGTTTTTTATCTCAGACTCCGGGGACTCAGGCCGGAAGAGGCCTATAACCTCGCCCTTCTCAGGAAGGGCTCCATAACGCCCGGAGAGTTCGCCGAGGCCTACAGGATAACGAAGGGCCACCCCCTGGCGCTCAACCTCCTCTTCGAGAGCACCGCCAGAGGGGAAGCGTGGGGAAGGGAGAACTTCTTCGAGTTCCTCTTTGAAGAGGTCTACCGCTCCCTTTCCGAACCGGAAAGGAGCCTTCTCGGAATCATGTCGCTTTTCAACGACCCGATTGAATACGAGGCCCTTAAACGACTGTACCCTGGCAGGGGGCTCTTTCCCGCACTCCATTCTCTCCTCAACAGGGGGCTAGTGGAGCGGATCGGCGAGGGCTACGCCGTGCACGACCTTGTGAGAAGCTTTGCGCGCGAAACCTCAAGCCTTTCGCCTGGTGATTACTACCTCTCCTACGCGGACTACCTCCTGGAAAAAGACTCTCCAGAAGCGTTTTTAAGAGCCTTCAGGTACGTGGTAAGGGTCAATGCTGCGGAACGCTTTAAGGAGCTGACCGGAATAAGGCTCAGGAGGTTCAGAGAGGTCGTTGTTGAGTTCCCCAAGACGTACATGAAAATACTCCAGGAGGCGGAGGATAATCCGTACATAGAGGCTGAAAAGGCAGAGATAGAGTTCCAGAGGGGCCTTTTTGAGAAGGCCGAGGAGAGGTGGCTCCGTGTCAAGGACGCACTCGGCGGAATCCAGAAGGCCAACGTCCTGACCTTTCTGGCTGACCTGTACCTCGAGAAGGAGGAGATTGAAAAAGCCAGGGAATACCTCGAAGAGAGCAGAAAGCTTGCCGAAGAGCTCAACGAGCCCCTTGTCTGGCTGTGGCACGTGATGGAGGAGACCAAGTACCTCTACTTTGCCGGCCGTATAGAAGAGGCCCTGGAAAGCGCGTTCAGGGAGCTTGAGTTTGCCCGGAAGGCAAAAGCCGGCCCTGACACAGAAGCTCTGGTTCTTCTTCACATCGGGGACATCCTCGGCGCCCTTAAAAGGAACGAGGAGGCCCTCAGGTATTACCTGGATGCAAAGGAGCTCTGCGAGGCACATAATGTATCATTCAGGGCGAACATAACGTACTTCGAGCTCGCCAAATCCTACTACCACCTAGGGCGCTTTGAAGAGGCTTCCCACTTCGCCAGAAATGCAGCAGAGTACTTCCTCAGAGTGAGGAACTACCGCAGGGCGGTGGACTCGCTCGCCTACCTCGTCGTATCCTTGATAGGACTCCGCGCCCTAGACGAAGCGGAGAAAGAAGCGCGTGAGATGGTGAAGATAGGGCAGGCAACGAGGTACCCCCTCTCATGGGCGGGCTACATATTTCTGGGGGTTATAGAAGTCCTTAGAGGAAAAGACGGTGGTAAGTACTTCAAACTCGGAAAGGAGCACCTAAAAGATAAGCTCTGGTTATACGACGCCATCATGGAGGAGCTCGGGAAGGTCATTGACCTGGACAAAATTCCAATAACGTCCAGGTCTTAG